CGAACTCGTTCGATCGCCCGGGCAAGTCCATTGAAACCATATCGCTGGTCTCTGTCTCCCACTCATGATCTTTACCCACCACAACAATGGCAATATCGCTATCACGAGCGATATCAACACCGTCCTGAAAGAACTTGTCTAGATCGCCGGGGTTCTCCATGAAGCCAATACGGCCACCATCTTGGACCTCCTCGCGTTCAAGCTCCGCCATGTAATCAAAGTTGTATGGCTTAGGCTCTCTACTTATGGACTCAAGAAGCAGTTCATACTCTCGACCAGCTTCCATGTATATCTTGACTCTCTCCTCGGGCGAACCGTAGCTCATGAACAGAGAAGACTTGGGAGACCACCAGTGTCGTTcgatagtgatgatgacttgTCCATCAAGCATGAGCCTTCCTGGACCACATGAAGAAACTGAGAACTCATGGAGACCAGTAGTCTTTGGTTTGAGGATAGTCCGTCCCCTGTATGAATATCTCTCGCCAGTCGTCAACTCTGGAGGCAGTCCATCGTAGCAGACCAAGTTGGAGCTAGGTCTATGCTCAACCATGAAAGGTTGACCACTGTGGTTCATGTTTCGAAACAGGGATAGTTGAAAGCCAGGCTTTCCAGTCTCTGGGTTTGTCATGACGGCTGGGTCGACAAGCGGGATGTATCGATGAGTAAGGATACCTGCATGGGTTTGAACTTTGGCTGTAGGAAACTTGGCGGTTATTTCGGATTTGATCGATTCGTACGGCGTTGTGCGATAGTGAGGCGCAAGGTTGGAGCTACCTCCACCTGTAGCTACGGACCGAAGGGCATTGGGGCCAAGGATCGCGATTCTTTTCTCGCCCAAATTagacagaggaagaagtttgGCAGAGTTCTTGAGCAGAACAATGCCTAGAAGCTCAAATTAGAATGTTGCTACCCAATCTGAAGCTTCAACATACCTTCGGCGCCAGCTCGACGAAAAATCGCCCGGTGTTCAGGAAGACCATCTGCCTTTTCGTTGCTTTCCTCCCAATCAGGAACACTGCTCTTTCCAACTTTATGCACAAGCTCGAGCACTCTTGAAGCCGAGGCATCGATGAAGGATAGATCGACAAGGCCTTTCTGGTAGGCATCGATAAGATGTTTGCCTCTACGCCGCACAGGGCCCggcatctcaagatcaagcctgCTCTTTGTCAGTTATCGATAAGACACCATGAGATGAGACCGTAGTTCCATACCCTGCCCTGACAGATGGAACAACACTATTCGTGCCAAACCAGTCACTCATCACAAGACCATCCCATCCCCATTCCTTACGAAGAACATCCTGAATCAGGAATTCATGAGCGGAGCAGAATGTCCCGTTGATTTTGTTGTAAGCCGTCATAACCGTCCAAGGATTACTATCACGAATGGCGATCTGAAACGGCTGTAGGGCGATTTCTCGCAGAGCTCGGTCCGGAATCTTCTCATCTATAAAGAAGCGTCGCGTTTCTTGGTCATTCGCGGCAAGATGTTTGATACAAGCGCCAATGCCGGCATCTTGGAGACGATTAATGAACTCGCCGGCGATTTTGCCTGTGAGGTAGGGATCTTCGCTGTAGGCTTCGAAGTTGCGGCCGCCGAGTGGTGTTCTGGGAATGCAAACTGTAAAAAGTAAGAATCGGGTGATAAACATTGAGCGGGCGGAGGCTTGGTTATTACCCGTTGGTCCGAGCAGAACATCGacttccttgctcttggcctCGTGGATCAAAACGCTGCAAACATCTCTAATATCAGATAAATCCCAAGTCGCGGCTAGGGAAACCCTGCGATAGTTAGAACCCCTGTTAGCTTCGGCAACGCCGCATGGACAGAGGAGATATTACCCGGTAGGCGCTGAAGCAGCGCTGACTCCGTCTGTGAAAATGCCCCCACGGACACCTACAGGTCCATCCGAGGTCTTGATTCTGGAAACACCAAGCCGAGGAACTGCGTTGGTCCTCCACAAGTCTTCACCCGTGAGCAAAAGGACTTTTTCTTCAAGAGTCATTTGCGAAAGCTTGTTTTGCGCCCAAGCTTTAGCCTCATTTTCGACATGCCTGTTATTAAGGGGAGGTTGGGACTTTACAAGGGTCATCGCGGGAGGATTGTTCGTATAAGAGAGATGAAAAAAAGTAGTGATGATACTCGAATCACTCGACTTTGAGTAAGCGAAGTGTAATTCCGAGGTATAATTCCTTACTTTAtacaagaaaaagaattaataaacGATAAGCACATCTGAAAGTCATGCTACGAATGACCTGCTCATCCACTCTTTTGGTTGTGTGAGACAGCATCATCTTGGCCCTGGCGGAGTTGGTCCGTCTATCCCCGCCAACCTTAACACTGTGATCAGCACGCTCGGATCTCGTTCCAATTTCCTATCTACCCGATGATACGTACGTCCCAAACTGCCGGAGCCGCTTCAACGAGCCAACGACAGAGTCTAGTAGCCTCATTAATTGCCCGGTTAGGACCGACGTAAACTTTATTCCTggctaatataaattttcAGTAGCAGTATGAACGACATGACGAAGACAGACATTTTCAGGAGAATCAGCTTTGGCGTTAACAATCATGACTCACAAGCATTCTCAGATTCAAGAGCGCCTCCaggttgaggagaaggtcCTAGGACTTTCTCCCGAAACTCTTTCTCAGAACTCCTCTTCGACTGAGACTCTAAGCGAGATTCGAGTACCCCTCGGCCTTGACGCCCTCGAACCCTCATTCTCACTCTCTGAACATCTTCACTCTGTCGGAGTTGACCTCGCAACCAGACGAGATGAAGCAGACAGATTCCTGTCACCATTTAGTTGGTCAGGTTGGAAGAAGACCATCACTCTATTGGGACCTTTCATGGCATCGACCCTCGCGGCATACGCAGCTGGAGCCTACGCACTGGCTTCAGAGCCTCTTCGTGCGAAATGGGACATCAGTGACTTCCTTTTCAATTTGGGAATATCTCTATTCGTTGTCGGGTTTGCCTTCACCCCCATGATTCTCGCCCCAATCAGCGAAACGCATGGTCGATACTGGACCTTTGTTAGCTCAggcatcgtcttcttcctcgggaCTCTAGGATGCGCTGTGACGGAAAGCTACGCCGGCATGATGGTCTCTCGTCTGATCACGGGAAACAGGGCTGCAGTGTTTGCTACCCTCACCGGCGGTGTTGTGAGTGACCTCTATCGCAAAGAGGACCGCAATACGCCAATGGCTTTGTACTCCATGACAATCATGGTCGGTGCTAGTCTCGGACCACTCATCAGCGGAACCGTCGTGGACCTTCTCGGCTGGCGGTGGATCTTCTTTATCCAAGCCATCGCCATTGGGATAACGACAACAAcattattctttctttttgaagAGACTAGGAGCAACGTCCTATTACGCCGAAAGTGCTTCGTCCTGAATGCGGTCCCCATCAAAACATCAGCAGGAAAACTAATCAATTTTGGGTCTGCGATGGAAGAACGTCTCGACATTGAGGTCAGTATTATCTGGCGAAGCTTTGCTTTCCCACTGCGTCTTCTTTGGAAAGAGCCTATTGTGTTCTGTATGTCGTTGTGGGTCTCCTTTGCTTGGGCAATCATGTACATGCAATTCAGCAGTATTGGACTGGTGTTTCGCAGCGTATATGGCTTCGACAACGCTGCAGTTGGTGCAGTCTATACTGCTACTATTGTTGGCTCGATTGTTGGCATCGGAATCTCATTACTACAGGAAACTATCATAAAACGAGTGCTGCCTCACAAAGAGCCTCTGTCTACGCCAGAACAACGTTTGCTCTCGCCTTGCATACAGTCCGTTCTCTTGCCAATCGGCCTCTTCTGGTTCTTCATGACAGCTAGGCCAGATATTTCGTGGATATCTCCTTGCGTAGCCCTTGGATCGTGTTCAATGGGGATCTTCAGCATCTATCTCGCCGTGTTTAATTATCTCGCTGATACATATCATGGGTATGCCTCTTCGGCTTTGGCAGCTCAGAGTCTGTGTCGAAATATCTTGGGCGGAGTGTTCCCACTCGTCACGGCTAGAATGATAAGCAATTTGACACTGCAAGGGACTGGTGGTCTACTTGGTGGCCTTGGGCTGTTATTGACCGCTATTCCATGGCTGCTTTACTTCTGTGGGCAAAGAATTAGAGCTCACAGTCCGTTCGCGAAGGGAATGGAATGATCCATGAATTAAGACGGATTGGAAAATCGCCATTTCCTGCCTGTCATCGAACAGGACTCATCCGATGTCTATGTAATGCCCTACTGTATTATTATGTTCTTTCCAAGGTAGATTTAGTTAATACGAAATGTCTTTGCAGCCTACAATTATCCTGTCCATTGAGAGACAGGCAATCTCTATTATGATACTAGAAAAGTACCCTTGCATGGAGTCAAAGCTCTAGTCTCCTTAGCATCGGGTTTGAGCAGAGCAACCGGCCTTGAGACCGGTGACGGTGTTTTCGCCGGACAATCTAGCATGGCATAGTTGAGTGCCGCTGAGAACATAGCATTCACCTCTTGGAAGTAATCATAATAATTTTGTGATCAAGCTAGGTCGAAGCCAAGGCGGGGACACAAGGACTCCAACTCCGTGAGAATAACTGGCCCCATTTTTCAACACCCCGAGCGGAGGAGGTCCGTCTCTCCGCGCGCTGGTCTGATTTGCCTCATAGACTAGGCTATTTTCAGAATCTGGGGGTCACATCGACTAAGTTTTCCGGGGAACGGTCTTCCCTGGTCAATCCGGGGATGAGCACGAGATCACCTAGACCTGGGACCAGACTCTTTGGGACATGTAAATGTCAGCTCATGGAATTGGTGGCTTGCTCTGCGATCCAACTAGAGCTTTTCTAAGCAACATCCAATGGAGAGGCGATTTGAAGTATAAAGCCTGCTGTATCTTGCCAATATTGCCGATATTCTGGGACCATTGATCGACATCGGCTGGCAGAGTCTCTTCTCCCACAAGGCTACCGCTCGAGTCACCATGACTACCAATATTCCTTCCACTCGCCCAGTCCATACTGTGGCCGAGATCCTCGCCCAGGACAAGAGTTCTGTCTTCGCCCTCACCCCATCACTCATCCATCTCTACGCAATCCTCGCTCCAGCCTGCCTCGTCGTGTGTGCAACCAACGGTTATGATGGAAGTGTCCTTACATCCCTTCAAGGTGTAACCGCATGGAAAGACCAATTCGGTTCCCCCAAGGGCGCTCTTCTCGGTATCACCAGCGCTTCTTATCCGCTCGGTGCCATCATCTCGACTCCCTTTTCGGCTTATATCTCGGATCGATTCGGTCGTCGACTGTCTATCATCATTGGGAGCTTCATAATGATGATTGGAGTCATTGTCCAGTGTGCCAGCACAAACATCGAAACTTTTATCGGAGGACGTATCATCGTTGGCTTCGGTATCACACTCGCTCTCGCTGCTGCCCCAGTTCTTATCTCTGAGCTCGCCCATCCTCGACATCGAGTTCTCTTTGGCTCGCTATACAATACGAGCTTCTATCTTGGTGCTCTTCTGGCCGGATGGGTAGCGTTTGGGAGTTATCGCATTCATAGCGCTTGGGCTTGGCGTCTTCCAactcttcttcaagctgggCCAGCCTGTATCCAAGTGTGTTTCGTATTTTTTCTGGATGAATCTCCTCGGTGGTTGGCATTTAAGGATCGAGGGGATGAGGCGTACAGGGTGTTGGTGAAGAatcatggcgatggtgacTGGGATAGTCCTCTTATACAAGCTGAGTTCTGGGAGATGAACGAAACTCTAAAAGCCGAGCGTGAGATCGAAGGAAAGGGCCTCGGGCTTTTCCTTGATACACCCGCAAACCGGAAGCGACTCGCTATCCTCATCACACTCGCAGTCTTTGACCAATGGTCTGGCAACGGCCTCGTATCATACTACCTCACCAAGATCTTGTCAAGTATCGGCATTGCAACCCAGCACGAACAGACTATGCTGAACGGAACCATAAGTACTGTCAATTATGCAACGGCTCTTTTCGCCGCTGTCTTATCCACCAAAGTCGGCCGTCGTTCTATGTTTGTTGGAGGTGGCATTGCAATGTTTCTCACATTCTCAGCACTCACTGCGAGTATTGCGATATACAACGAGACCGGCTCCAAGGCAGCAAGCAAGTCCGCCCTAGCGTTCATCTTTATCTACTACACTTCATTCAATATCTGCCTCAACCcgctcttgttcttgtatcCCACCGAGATTCTGCCCTTCAGGCTTCGAGCCATGGGACTGAGTATTCTAGTTTTCTCTACCAAAGCAGCTTCGTTCTTCAATCAATTTGTCAACCCTGTTGGTATGGATTCTCTCGGTTGGAAATATTATCTTGTTTATGTTGGTTGGCTGTTGGTCGAGATTGCTGTCTTCTGGTGTCTTTACCCGGAGACGAAAGGTTACACACTTGAAAGAATTCAGGAAGCGTTTGGAGAGGACGTCAAGTTGGATGGGCCTGAGGAAAACGGTaagatgatggaggtgaATGACGAGGACAGTACCCACGTTGAGAAGGTGGCCCAGTCCACGGTCAATTTTGCGTGATGACTGACAGGGAACGACATACGAGAGCAAGCCTTGGCAATGACAAAAGAATAAGAGTTTGAGAAAGTGTATGCAGAAGTGTGATAAAGAATAGAAATTACTATCGGGGCGGAACAAATGCATAACATCGAACGCGATCCCTCCAGTGACAGATCGTAGTCTATTGGAGCAATATTATTTGGGTATTGATCAGTCAGGGAAAGCAGCAGTGGTCCTTTGTTTCCTCCAATACGGTCCTGGAGCATTGTATCGCTGCCTCGGGATGTTGTGAATGGAGGGGACCTGCCTAGGTTGCGAATCACGGTCGATCTGGGTATAACCACCGGCAGTTCTTGCATCTAACGTATCACGGTCGCTCCTTGATCACTGAATCACTGACACCAGGGCATTTTCTTCCCTTAATCATCACAAACCACCCTCATCTTGTCTAGTTCACATTCACACAAGGTCACCGGTGGCCAGACGTCTCTCAcctcaactcaacaacaatcgAACACGCACACGCTCACGCTCACACGCatcgtcaacttcatcacccAAAAACTACCACAAACAATCTCACCTACCAAAATGTCTGACGCTGCCAAAATGTCCGACTCTACCAAAGACTCCGACGCTACCAAGTCAATGACCGTCCActtcaagctgaagaagggcaagaacgagcccaagaagatcctccTTGAGGAGCTGCAAGAGCACTACGGTATGGAACAAGTTCAGTGCCTTCACGAAGTCGAATCGAAGAGcctcgccatcatcgtcaagaagAACTGCGACACGGCCGAGATCATGAAGGAAGAGCTCTggtccaagctcaaggagactGATGTCTTCAAGACTTGGGAGGAGGACAGAATCATTGTTGTACATGTGGACAACCACTGCTCGTACCTCTTGGGGGACCCCTATCCAAACCAGTAGGCACAGCAAAGTTGCACCTCTGCATAATCGGTGTACGGGAAGGATGAAGGTTTTGGGACACGGAGGTGACGACGGAAATGGAAGAAGTGTTACCCAAAGAGCCAAAGGCGAAACAACGGGTTAGGAGCTTATCGATTATGAATAGGAAAATGCTCCTTGTATTTCAACCTCAGAATTCCTTTTACTTGCGATTCATCCCTCCTGTGATAGTGAATGGCATGTGCATGGCCGCTCGTCGAGTAAATGGGTGGTTTCGACCCAAAGGTCTTGCGGATGCCGTAACACACTTGTCCTTACCCAAATCGCTGATCTCGGCGTGAATGAGCTATCATGGAAAGAGCACTGGGTCCATCTACCGAAATGAACGCGCCATGATCGGATGCTTTCCTCCAAAGCGCACAATGGGATCAGAAAGGGACACACGCACATCCCATCATATCAATAACTACACTGTCCTGAAACCTAATTGCTTCCTTTATCATTCCATATCATCATAATTCTCCCTCAACATGGGTCAACCAAAGTACCGCCAGATGATTGCACAATTCAAACCGAAAGCTGGAGTGAGGCCACGACGAGAACCAAAAGATGAACCCCTTGTATACAGATATGGCTCTCAAGGCCGTCAAGAGGTCAATGTCACCAAAGGGCTGCTCACATACGTCCTGGATATCGAGTTCAGCACCGCAGACAAGGCCGTGGGGAAGTTGTGGAAAGTGCTCAACAAGATGAAGGTTTTCGATGAATGGGAGGCGCATGCGGTTTTCGCCGTCAGAAGAATGGACCACGGTAAATGCGACTATCTCCCCATACCTTCGCCACCAGCAAAAAGTCCTTCTTAGCAGGTCACTCCCGTGGAGACTCAGGGGCGCTTGAACAAAGTGTCGAATTACAGAAGCCCTACTCTTGGGCTATTCCACAGATATAAGGCGAGGACTTTCCTTTGGAAGGGTCACcattgaagagaaagacaCGAATGCGACGAACGTATTGTAGATAGCATGACAGAGAATGCCTACTCAGATCACCTGGTTCTTTGGACTGTAACACAGGCGGCACAGCAATGTCAGTGATGGGGACTGCTCCCACAAGACTCCTTCGCCTTTTtgatatatttttataagtgACCGAACTGGCTGGTTGTTTGGACAATCAGTTTCTTGAGTGTGACGTGAAATGCCCATTCTTTCTACAGTCAGTGACCCCCAGAATAATGTGATGAGCGTAGAGTCCACGGGCTGTGAACAGTATATGATGTGATTAATGAATTTCCACGTTCTCGAATCCTTTATCACGAGCCAATCTAGAAATGAATCGGCTTTTCAGAGTCGCACGCGCCTGGGTATATAAAAGGCCATGCTCATCTCAGGTCTTCCGCCCAGTCTCTGCAAAAACAATACTCCAACTCAACTACGCCTGAATATATAACATACAAAATGAACCGTATGGGCCACCACGTTTACGACAACGACCTTGTAATCATCTTCTGGTTCCATGGAAGGCGGCCTATAAACTCGTCGCAGCGACGTCTTGCTCGCCGAGATCGCGTATTCTCCCTCATCCGAGAGCACTATGGCAGCTCTCTCTTTCCCATCATTTGGAGAGGATCAGATATCTACATCACGATAACCGACTGTGTAGCTGTTCGTGCAACACTACCGGAACTAATGTCGATCTTGGAGCGGATCCGCCTTTTCCAGTACTTTGAACTCTGTGGGATCATAGTTTTCGATCATCTTGACGGGGAGTTAACAGAGAATATTCGATATGACAGAGCGGGTGTGGCACGGCTTATTCGTCTTAATAATGAATTGCGCATGTACTGGGGGGTCAACCCATTCGACTACATGATATCCGACTAAGCGGCAGGAACTAGGTTTCTATGACAGAATCACTTGGTCCATACTTGAGTCGACTTTCATGAGCTAACTTGACTTACTCCGTCGAATCTGATCATATAGAGCCAAAGTAATCTCTTAACGCGTGCTTCGAAAACTCGCCATCCTCCTGGTGTTCCCACGTTACTGGCCGTTCTCCCCACTGAAGCTCCCGGCCAACAGTCACGTAGATGCAGCAAAATGTTTTACAAAGAATGATCAAACACATCGCAGTAAGTGTAATGTTAATTATGTCGAAAACTTCCATTATCAATATACGGGAACGAAGACAGAGGGTTAGTAGCGTGAAGACGGTAATCCGCACTATCTAGAAGAGATGGCATAGCTAGGAGGAGTTTCTGATAATAGCCTCGATGACCTCGGGGTAAGTGTCATACTTTACATCACCTGCGCTGCGTGGCACTGGAGTCCGCTTGCGACTAATGCTGAGGTTGAAAGTGTGGTCCCTGTCCATATCCCTGGGATTGAGGACCTCACCAGCTATCTATTCATGGGAAAATGGAGTCAGTCACTTGAAGTCTCGACTCAACGCCAGAGTAATTTGTACTTACAGTCTGAACTCGCCACTTCAAATTCTTAATAAGGAACTCCTTGACGTTGTCCTCATCCATGTTGCTCAACTTTCCAATCTGGACATAGTCGAGGAGCAGCGAAGTAATCGGAGTCGTGCTGGTCACAAGCTGTCgttgctcttcttgactGGCGCAATTATCGCATACATTGGCGGGCGCGGCTAAGATATGGGACACGCCCGCAAAGCCAGGGAGAGTCGACCACTCTTGACCGGTCTGCCCTTGGACGTCGCCGATGATGTAGTAGATGGTGAAGGTCCCATCAGCGAGCATTCTGCAAAGTTGAATCAGCCAATGTAAGAATACAGTGAATGTGTAGTCTTACCTCTCGACCACGATATCGATGTACCAGTCGTCTGCATACTGCGGGTTAGATGACATTGCGGCCATGGCAATATGCTGTTGAATCTCATCCACGGGTTCGCCAGGATGCTTGAAAAGATCTCCAGACGAGGTGCTGTGCTTGTAATCGAAGACTGGGGCGCCTCCGACTTGTATAGGCCGCATATTATCCGGGGGTGTGCCAAGAAAGGGCTTAGCGGTGGTTCGTCGAGCCCATTCATACTTTTCCCTGAATTCCTTACGAACCGTGTCCCCTGTCTGTCCATTGGCCAAATCCGGGTACGTGTAGCCGAAGTCCGTGGTTCTCCTAGACAGGTTGGAGGTCCAGTACgtcttcttgttggtctCCGAAACTGATTTGCGGAACGGCGTCAGGTCGATCGTGGCGAATCCCTGTTCATCCTTTGGAAGCTCATTGAACCAGTGCTCATCGCCGTTGGCAGCCTGCCAGATGGCGAACAGTCTGTCAATTTGGCTGTGCACTATTGTCAGCCAGTCAGTCCATTGCATCTTTCCAGCCAAACTCACCAATGATGCATCCAGAAAATCGGATCAAAGGCAGCCGAGGCGATGGAGCCCATGTGTCCGTCACCACCGATCGTGACGTGATATGCACCGTGAAAACTTTCGATAGAGCCGGAAGGTCTTTCAAGCGTTGCTTTGGGTTTCTCATTGGGCTTCGGAAAGACCGCGTTGGTTGCAAACGCTCCAAAGTTTCTGTAAACCTCGTCTTCCATTAAAGCGAGGCACATGCGAATCCGATCTTCGCGTTTTAGGTTCAACTGCTcattcatcttctccatggctTCAGCACTGGATCCCCCGTACCGGATTGTCTTAAGGATGCTCTTCTGTGAACGATGTATGAGTAACAATCAATTCTTTCAAGGATGAAGCACTACTCACGAAATGTGGCTCAAGTGTTGTCCCCGGGGCATTATCAA
This DNA window, taken from Fusarium fujikuroi IMI 58289 draft genome, chromosome FFUJ_chr11, encodes the following:
- a CDS encoding related to tyrosinase precursor (monophenol monooxygenase), coding for MSSSTMDQLEKAHKAGVVLGLAGFGTGQRLDIDVMLTEQPDTFNLYLIALMELQGMKNLPWPTPEGYSFQDGTQVDLKMSWFQLTGIHGQPVTKWDGEGPRGYYCTHSKPHFGTWHRPYLAMMEQTLFRQVANVAKRFSESDIPDEQKKKYLAAAQKFRLPYWDYFRPRAYTKTTFPGVTNPEDGTTNAPYDWGAPQIFTMPEVMVKRLPDNELISLPNPFFQFQFSPEQLNKISVDNAPGTTLEPHFKSILKTIRYGGSSAEAMEKMNEQLNLKREDRIRMCLALMEDEVYRNFGAFATNAVFPKPNEKPKATLERPSGSIESFHGAYHVTIGGDGHMGSIASAAFDPIFWMHHCQIDRLFAIWQAANGDEHWFNELPKDEQGFATIDLTPFRKSVSETNKKTYWTSNLSRRTTDFGYTYPDLANGQTGDTVRKEFREKYEWARRTTAKPFLGTPPDNMRPIQVGGAPVFDYKHSTSSGDLFKHPGEPVDEIQQHIAMAAMSSNPQYADDWYIDIVVERMLADGTFTIYYIIGDVQGQTGQEWSTLPGFAGVSHILAAPANVCDNCASQEEQRQLVTSTTPITSLLLDYVQIGKLSNMDEDNVKEFLIKNLKWRVQTIAGEVLNPRDMDRDHTFNLSISRKRTPVPRSAGDVKYDTYPEVIEAIIRNSS
- a CDS encoding related to fluconazole resistance protein (FLU1); translated protein: MTHKHSQIQERLQVEEKVLGLSPETLSQNSSSTETLSEIRVPLGLDALEPSFSLSEHLHSVGVDLATRRDEADRFLSPFSWSGWKKTITLLGPFMASTLAAYAAGAYALASEPLRAKWDISDFLFNLGISLFVVGFAFTPMILAPISETHGRYWTFVSSGIVFFLGTLGCAVTESYAGMMVSRLITGNRAAVFATLTGGVVSDLYRKEDRNTPMALYSMTIMVGASLGPLISGTVVDLLGWRWIFFIQAIAIGITTTTLFFLFEETRSNVLLRRKCFVLNAVPIKTSAGKLINFGSAMEERLDIEVSIIWRSFAFPLRLLWKEPIVFCMSLWVSFAWAIMYMQFSSIGLVFRSVYGFDNAAVGAVYTATIVGSIVGIGISLLQETIIKRVLPHKEPLSTPEQRLLSPCIQSVLLPIGLFWFFMTARPDISWISPCVALGSCSMGIFSIYLAVFNYLADTYHGYASSALAAQSLCRNILGGVFPLVTARMISNLTLQGTGGLLGGLGLLLTAIPWLLYFCGQRIRAHSPFAKGME
- a CDS encoding related to beta-glucosidase, with the protein product MTLVKSQPPLNNRHVENEAKAWAQNKLSQMTLEEKVLLLTGEDLWRTNAVPRLGVSRIKTSDGPVGVRGGIFTDGVSAASAPTGVSLAATWDLSDIRDVCSVLIHEAKSKEVDVLLGPTGNNQASARSMFITRFLLFTVCIPRTPLGGRNFEAYSEDPYLTGKIAGEFINRLQDAGIGACIKHLAANDQETRRFFIDEKIPDRALREIALQPFQIAIRDSNPWTVMTAYNKINGTFCSAHEFLIQDVLRKEWGWDGLVMSDWFGTNSVVPSVRAGLDLEMPGPVRRRGKHLIDAYQKGLVDLSFIDASASRVLELVHKVGKSSVPDWEESNEKADGLPEHRAIFRRAGAEGIVLLKNSAKLLPLSNLGEKRIAILGPNALRSVATGGGSSNLAPHYRTTPYESIKSEITAKFPTAKVQTHAGILTHRYIPLVDPAVMTNPETGKPGFQLSLFRNMNHSGQPFMVEHRPSSNLVCYDGLPPELTTGERYSYRGRTILKPKTTGLHEFSVSSCGPGRLMLDGQVIITIERHWWSPKSSLFMSYGSPEERVKIYMEAGREYELLLESISREPKPYNFDYMAELEREEVQDGGRIGFMENPGDLDKFFQDGVDIARDSDIAIVVVGKDHEWETETSDMVSMDLPGRSNEFVSAVASVNPNTIVVNQTGSPITMPWEDEVSAIVQAWYQGQEQGNCLADVLLGTVNPSGKLPITFPKRIEDTPPYDNYPGENDVVYYGEGIYAGYRFYDHRKIEPLFPFGAGLSYTTFEYGNMRISSHEYHEEVGIEVEVDVTNTGSRDGKEIVQFYVGQINPRLHRPVRELKGWDKVFVRVGQTVTARMKIDKVSLSYWDDGVNKWVVEKDSEYRVTAAKDSRDEGLTVYFRSPKEHQWIN
- a CDS encoding related to hexose transporter protein gives rise to the protein MTTNIPSTRPVHTVAEILAQDKSSVFALTPSLIHLYAILAPACLVVCATNGYDGSVLTSLQGVTAWKDQFGSPKGALLGITSASYPLGAIISTPFSAYISDRFGRRLSIIIGSFIMMIGVIVQCASTNIETFIGGRIIVGFGITLALAAAPVLISELAHPRHRVLFGSLYNTSFYLGALLAGWVAFGSYRIHSAWAWRLPTLLQAGPACIQVCFVFFLDESPRWLAFKDRGDEAYRVLVKNHGDGDWDSPLIQAEFWEMNETLKAEREIEGKGLGLFLDTPANRKRLAILITLAVFDQWSGNGLVSYYLTKILSSIGIATQHEQTMLNGTISTVNYATALFAAVLSTKVGRRSMFVGGGIAMFLTFSALTASIAIYNETGSKAASKSALAFIFIYYTSFNICLNPLLFLYPTEILPFRLRAMGLSILVFSTKAASFFNQFVNPVGMDSLGWKYYLVYVGWLLVEIAVFWCLYPETKGYTLERIQEAFGEDVKLDGPEENGKMMEVNDEDSTHVEKVAQSTVNFA